CCAGCACCGCCGACATCCAGGTGTCAGACGACGACAAGGCGGGGGCCACCTTGCTCTTCTCGGGCATCTTCCTGGGACTGGTGGGGGTCACGTTCACCATCATGGGCTGGATCAAATACCAAGGGGTCTCCCACTTCGAATGGACCCAGCTCCTCGGGCCCATCCTGCTGTCGGTGGGGGTGACGTTCATCCTGATTGCCGTGTGCAAGTTCAAAATGCTGTCCTGCCAGTGGTGCAAAGAAAGTGAGGAGAGGCTCCCGGATCCGGAGCAGTCGGCGGGAGGACAATCCTTTGTGTTCACTGGTATCAACCAACCCATCACCTTCCATGGCGCCACTGTGGTGCAGTATATCCCTCCTCCTTATGGTTCTCAAGAGCCTATGGGGATGAACCCCACCTACCTGCCACCAGTGGTGAACCCATGTGGCCTCATACCGACTGGAGCGGTGGCGGCCACCATGCCAAGCCCCCCTCAGTACTACACCATCTACCCTCCGGAGAATGCTGCCTTTGTTGACGACCAGGACTACTCTTCCTTTGTGGACGCTGGAGATGGCAGGTAGGGTGTGTGGAGTGCTGACGATCCCCTCCCAGCTGCGGCAGTCACAATCTATGGCTGTGCTCCGTTTGTAAGGGAGGTGGTGGGAGACTGCAAATCTCTATGTGACCTGTTGCTGCGACTATGGCATCGTTTTCGAGAGTCGTGCTGGGGGCTGTAAGGCATCTTGTCCTTTCTGCTTCCATTTCAGGTCCAGCCCTGATGCTGAGCAGCTAGAAGAGACGCCGCTGGGAGATGAGGACTCTGCCTGCTTCTCCCCTCCTCCATATGAGGAGATATGCTCCCCTTCTCGCTAGACTGTGAGGCTGAGGGCACAACATTTTAGTTTTGTTGCTGACAGCTGAAGTGTGCTGTGCTGTGACCTTCAGAAATTAGACAGCAGAGCTGTCTAACCAGGAAGTCTTGACAGATGCCATttggggagggtgggagaagTGGGAGGTTGAATCTCTCTGGTTGGTAAAAATTAGGCAGGGGTGGGGATATGTCCTTCTGATAGAGCTAGAAATCCTCTGGATATGGTTCAGGACCAGGAATTTCACCAGTTTATCCACCACCCATCCCTTTCCCAGTGGGAGGCACTGGTGTCTTCATTTGAGCTCTAGCAGCCAAGGGAACCTgagaagggcatgcaacccactccagtatacttgcctggagaatcccagggagaggggggcctggcaggctacagtccacgggattgcagagtcagacacgactgggcgaccaagcatagcacagcacagccagGGGAAAACCCACTGCTGCTGTGACTTTGGGAGTTCCCACAGTAGTgagagaggggtgggaaggaagcAGGGGACAGAAAACAGGCTCAGATGGAGATTTTCCAGTGTCTGTTCTCAGCCCCTAAAGGGGATCTGCATGTTTGTAAGAACTTGGTGGCCATCTGATGTCCCTGGAGGACTCTGGATATCTTAAAGTCtgcaaaaacaaatgaattaagtGGGATAAAAGAAAGTCTTCCATTAGAATAGTATTAGATAGCTGGATTaaacatatgaaataaataataatgggaCAATGAAGTCAATAAATCCTTAAGTTATCACTGGGTCACAGCAGTTCTTCAGCAAGGCTGAAGCCCATCCACCCCAGGACAGGATCTGTGCTGGACCCAGGGGCCAACAGAACACGATCACTTCCCTTCACATAGATGAGATCTGTTAACTCAGAAGAGAGCTCCTGTGTCAACACCTGGAAAACCATGAGTCATAGAAACAATCTTTATGGTTAAGATAAGCTTACcttctttataaaaaaaattctttggtaCCCTTAACCTCCAAGAATCTGAACTGACAActagaacagactcacagacttcagaAGAGACAGATAAAACCATCAGGGcttaaaagaaagtattttccACAGGCTACAGAGGCCAGGCCACGTGAGGAAAGGGAAGCTCATACCAAAGGAAGATGGGACACAGCAATCCTTTAGGGCCTGGGTAGTGCGTTTGTATATGGAGTGATTTTTACTAATCTTGATCAGAAGTATCTAGTTTTCCAAGGATATGATTAAAATAAGCTTGATATTATTATTGTGATTTGTACTGTTACAAATTTCATCTTAGGGATGAAATCTCTGTGTATGAGGATTCATTTTCATATTCACTGATAGAAGGTAATTGAAAGATATAATTCATTTTATAGAAACTAGCTTTACACTCAATGCATTCATGAACGACTGGACTCCCGCCTGAGGACCGTCAGGTCAGGGAggaagtttggggacagggacacGGTGGAGCATCACCAGGG
The Muntiacus reevesi chromosome 14, mMunRee1.1, whole genome shotgun sequence DNA segment above includes these coding regions:
- the TMEM174 gene encoding transmembrane protein 174, which gives rise to MRTMEQGCSRMEDFPLNVFSVTPYTPSTADIQVSDDDKAGATLLFSGIFLGLVGVTFTIMGWIKYQGVSHFEWTQLLGPILLSVGVTFILIAVCKFKMLSCQWCKESEERLPDPEQSAGGQSFVFTGINQPITFHGATVVQYIPPPYGSQEPMGMNPTYLPPVVNPCGLIPTGAVAATMPSPPQYYTIYPPENAAFVDDQDYSSFVDAGDGRSSPDAEQLEETPLGDEDSACFSPPPYEEICSPSR